From Callithrix jacchus isolate 240 chromosome 3, calJac240_pri, whole genome shotgun sequence, a single genomic window includes:
- the DRD5 gene encoding D(1B) dopamine receptor: MLPPGSNGTAYPGQFALNQQLAQGNTVGGSAGAPPLGPAQVVTAGLLTLLIIWTLLGNVLVCAAIVRSRHLRAKMTNVFIVSLAVSDLFVALLVMPWKAVAEVAGYWPFGAFCDVWVAFDIMCSTASILNLCVISVDRYWAISRPFRYERKMTQRMALVMVGLAWTLSILISFIPVQLNWHRDQAGSWGGLDLPNNLANGTPWEDVWEPDVRAENCDSSLNRTYAISSSLVSFYIPVAIMIVTYTRIYRIAQVQIRRISSLERAAEHAQSCRSSAACAPETSLRASIKKETKVLKTLSVIMGVFVCCWLPFFVLNCMVPFCSGHPEGPPAGFPCVSETTFDVFVWFGWANSSLNPIIYAFNADFRKVFAQLLGCSHLCSRTPVEMVNISNELVSYNQDTVFQKEITAAYIHMMPNAVTPGDPQVDDDEEEGSFDRMSQIYQMSPDGDPVAESVWELDCEGEISLGKITPFTPNGFH; this comes from the coding sequence ATGCTGCCGCCGGGGAGCAATGGCACCGCGTACCCGGGGCAGTTCGCCCTGAACCAGCAGCTGGCGCAGGGAAACACCGTGGGGGGCTCGGCTGGGGCACCGCCACTGGGGCCGGCGCAGGTGGTCACCGCCGGCCTGCTGACCCTACTCATTATCTGGACCCTGCTGGGCAACGTGCTGGTGTGCGCTGCCATCGTGCGGAGCCGCCACCTGCGCGCCAAGATGACCAATGTCTTCATCGTGTCTCTGGCCGTGTCAGACCTCTTCGTGGCGCTGCTGGTCATGCCCTGGAAGGCGGTCGCAGAAGTGGCCGGTTACTGGCCCTTTGGAGCGTTCTGCGACGTCTGGGTGGCCTTCGACATCATGTGCTCCACCGCCTCGATCCTGAACCTGTGCGTCATCAGCGTGGACCGCTACTGGGCCATCTCCAGGCCCTTCCGCTACGAGCGCAAGATGACCCAGCGCATGGCCCTGGTCATGGTCGGCCTGGCCTGGACCTTGTCCATCCTCATCTCCTTCATTCCGGTCCAGCTCAACTGGCACCGGGACCAGGCAGGCTCTTGGGGCGGACTGGACCTGCCCAACAACCTGGCTAACGGGACGCCCTGGGAGGACGTTTGGGAACCCGACGTGAGGGCAGAGAACTGTGACTCCAGCCTGAACCGAACCTACGCCATCTCTTCCTCTCTCGTCAGCTTCTACATCCCGGTGGCCATCATGATCGTGACCTACACGCGCATCTACCGCATCGCCCAGGTGCAGATCCGCAGGATTTCCTCCTTGGAGAGGGCCGCGGAGCACGCGCAGAGCTGCCGGAGCAGCGCCGCCTGCGCGCCAGAGACCAGCCTGCGCGCTTCCATTAAGAAGGAGACTAAGGTGCTCAAGACCCTGTCGGTGATCATGGGGGTCTTCGTGTGCTGCTGGCTGCCCTTCTTCGTCCTTAACTGCATGGTTCCTTTCTGCAGTGGACACCCCGAAGGCCCCCCAGCCGGCTTCCCCTGCGTCAGCGAGACCACCTTTGATGTCTTCGTCTGGTTTGGCTGGGCCAACTCTTCACTCAACCCCATCATCTACGCCTTCAACGCCGACTTCCGGAAGGTGTTTGCCCAGCTGCTGGGGTGCAGCCACCTCTGCTCCCGTACGCCGGTGGAGATGGTGAACATCAGTAATGAGCTCGTCTCCTACAACCAGGACACCGTCTTCCAGAAGGAAATCACAGCTGCCTATATCCACATGATGCCCAACGCGGTGACCCCAGGCGACCCGCAAGTGGACGATGACGAGGAGGAGGGCTCTT